The following proteins come from a genomic window of Streptomyces sp. NBC_01716:
- a CDS encoding ABC transporter permease has translation MSAQSCLAANEWICGEYLRSRSQELMDATVQHIWITVVSVLIGLLVAFPLALLARAKPAFAGPVLGLTTLLYTIPSLAMFSLLLPFFGLSSALVITGLVLYSLTILVRNIVAGLDSVPAEAKEAARGMGYGSGRLLWEVELPLALPALMAGVRIATVSTVALTTVGSIVGRGGLGNLIEDALPSLFKAQVLAASVLCVLLAVAADLLLLGLQRLLTPWTRIGKGKGRAARPAREGRTGGPVKVGG, from the coding sequence ATGAGCGCTCAAAGCTGTCTGGCGGCGAACGAATGGATCTGCGGAGAGTACCTTCGCTCCCGTAGCCAGGAGTTGATGGATGCGACGGTCCAGCACATCTGGATCACTGTTGTCTCGGTCCTCATCGGGCTGCTCGTGGCCTTTCCGCTCGCCCTGCTCGCCCGCGCCAAACCGGCTTTCGCCGGCCCCGTGCTCGGACTGACCACACTGCTCTACACAATCCCGTCGCTGGCGATGTTCTCGCTGCTGCTGCCGTTCTTCGGGCTGTCGTCCGCGCTGGTGATCACCGGCCTGGTGCTGTATTCACTGACGATCCTTGTGAGGAACATCGTCGCGGGCCTCGATTCCGTTCCGGCGGAGGCCAAGGAGGCCGCCCGCGGGATGGGGTACGGGTCGGGGCGGCTGCTCTGGGAGGTCGAGCTGCCGCTCGCACTGCCCGCGCTGATGGCGGGCGTGCGGATCGCGACGGTCTCGACGGTCGCGCTGACGACCGTCGGGTCGATCGTGGGGCGCGGCGGGCTCGGCAATCTCATCGAGGACGCGCTGCCCAGCCTGTTCAAGGCACAGGTGCTCGCCGCCTCGGTGCTCTGCGTGCTGCTGGCGGTCGCCGCCGACCTGCTCCTTCTCGGACTCCAGCGGCTGCTCACACCCTGGACCCGCATAGGTAAGGGCAAGGGCCGCGCGGCACGTCCCGCGCGCGAGGGCCGGACCGGCGGCCCGGTGAAGGTGGGGGGCTGA
- a CDS encoding nuclear transport factor 2 family protein, which translates to MERGDLDELSALWLDGDSPGVSCVHPGWPVLTGRGEVLRSYALIMANTEYIQFFLTDVVVSVAGDTALVTCTENILSGGPAEESGALGPLVGQLVVATNVFRRTAEGWRVWSHHGSPVLAETDDEQDDESPA; encoded by the coding sequence ATGGAGCGCGGCGACCTCGACGAGCTGTCCGCACTCTGGCTGGACGGCGACAGCCCCGGCGTCAGCTGCGTCCACCCGGGCTGGCCGGTGCTCACCGGCCGCGGCGAGGTGCTGCGCTCGTACGCGCTGATCATGGCCAACACCGAGTACATCCAGTTCTTCCTTACGGATGTCGTGGTGTCCGTCGCCGGCGACACCGCTCTCGTGACCTGCACCGAGAACATCCTCAGCGGCGGACCGGCCGAGGAGAGCGGTGCGCTCGGCCCGCTCGTCGGGCAGTTGGTGGTCGCCACCAACGTCTTCCGTCGCACCGCCGAGGGCTGGCGGGTCTGGTCCCACCACGGCTCCCCCGTTCTGGCCGAAACCGACGACGAGCAGGACGACGAATCTCCCGCGTGA
- a CDS encoding ABC transporter permease — translation MDVLADAWTWLVTGSNWSGEDGALARLGEHVYVSGVALALACVIALPTAFYLGHIGRGGALAINISNVGRAVPVFAVLALFMLSPLRNAGYVPTIVALVLFAVPPLLTNAYVGMREVDRSVVEAARGMGMSGRQLFVRVELPLAYPMVMTGLRSASVQVIATATIAAMVGQGGLGRIITAGFNTYDTPQVVAGALLVALLALVVEGVLVALDRVLDPSPSATAVRAPVPGARDGAAGKTLGDDVLPRDRTTV, via the coding sequence ATGGACGTTCTGGCAGACGCGTGGACCTGGCTGGTCACCGGCTCCAACTGGTCCGGCGAGGACGGTGCGCTGGCCCGCCTCGGTGAGCATGTGTACGTCAGCGGGGTCGCGCTCGCGCTCGCCTGCGTGATCGCCCTCCCGACGGCCTTCTACCTCGGGCACATCGGCAGGGGCGGCGCGCTCGCGATCAACATCTCCAACGTGGGACGGGCGGTCCCTGTCTTCGCCGTGCTTGCCCTGTTCATGCTCTCCCCGCTGCGCAACGCGGGTTACGTGCCGACGATCGTCGCGCTGGTCCTCTTCGCCGTGCCGCCGCTGCTGACCAACGCCTACGTGGGCATGCGGGAGGTGGACCGGTCGGTGGTCGAAGCCGCCAGGGGCATGGGGATGTCCGGGCGCCAGCTCTTCGTACGGGTCGAGCTGCCCCTCGCGTACCCGATGGTGATGACCGGCCTGCGGTCCGCGTCCGTACAGGTGATCGCCACCGCCACGATCGCGGCGATGGTGGGGCAGGGCGGCCTCGGGCGGATCATCACCGCCGGCTTCAACACGTACGACACCCCCCAGGTGGTCGCCGGGGCCCTCCTGGTGGCGCTGCTCGCGCTGGTCGTCGAGGGCGTGCTCGTGGCGCTGGACCGGGTGCTCGACCCGTCGCCGTCCGCCACCGCCGTCCGGGCACCGGTGCCCGGCGCGCGGGACGGCGCGGCGGGCAAGACCCTCGGCGACGACGTGCTCCCGCGGGACCGAACGACCGTGTGA
- the folP gene encoding dihydropteroate synthase — MSTLRPQGGRGTVDGLPEWDRCAVMGVVNVTPDSFSDGGRWFDTTTAVKRGLDLVTEGADLVDVGGESTRPGASRVDEDEELRRVVPVVRGLASEGVTVSVDTMRASVAEQAVAAGAVLVNDVSGGLADPAMVPAVAAAGVPFVVMHWRGLSLDMNSRAVYTDVVAEVVAELRERMEAVIAGGIAPERLVIDPGLGFAKAAEHDLALVAHTADLRALGRPLLVAASRKRFLGRVLAGDGAPPPARERDAATAAVSAIAAHEGAWAVRVHEVRATADAVRVARAVEGAW; from the coding sequence ATGAGTACGTTGCGCCCGCAGGGCGGAAGGGGCACGGTCGACGGCCTGCCGGAGTGGGACCGCTGCGCGGTCATGGGAGTCGTCAACGTGACGCCCGATTCCTTCTCCGACGGCGGCCGCTGGTTCGACACCACCACCGCGGTCAAGCGCGGCCTCGATCTGGTCACCGAGGGCGCCGACCTGGTGGACGTCGGCGGCGAGTCGACCCGCCCCGGCGCCTCGCGGGTCGACGAGGACGAGGAACTGCGGCGCGTCGTGCCCGTCGTGCGGGGCCTGGCGTCCGAGGGCGTGACGGTGTCCGTGGACACCATGCGGGCCTCCGTCGCCGAACAGGCCGTGGCCGCCGGAGCCGTGCTGGTCAACGACGTCAGCGGCGGCCTCGCGGACCCGGCCATGGTGCCCGCCGTCGCCGCCGCGGGCGTGCCCTTCGTCGTCATGCACTGGCGCGGTCTCAGCCTGGACATGAACAGCCGCGCCGTCTACACGGACGTCGTCGCCGAAGTGGTGGCCGAACTGCGCGAGCGCATGGAGGCGGTGATCGCCGGCGGCATCGCCCCCGAGCGCCTGGTGATCGACCCCGGCCTCGGCTTCGCCAAGGCCGCCGAGCACGACCTCGCGCTGGTGGCCCACACGGCCGACCTGCGGGCGCTGGGCAGGCCGCTGCTGGTCGCCGCGTCCCGTAAACGGTTCCTCGGCCGCGTCCTGGCCGGTGACGGCGCCCCGCCACCCGCGCGCGAACGGGACGCCGCGACCGCCGCCGTCTCGGCGATCGCCGCCCACGAAGGCGCCTGGGCGGTACGGGTCCACGAGGTACGCGCGACCGCCGACGCCGTCCGCGTGGCGCGCGCCGTCGAGGGAGCCTGGTGA
- the hpt gene encoding hypoxanthine phosphoribosyltransferase: MGADLKSVLITKEEIDAKLVELAAKIDAEYANKDVLLVGVLKGAVMVMADLARALSTPVTMDWMAVSSYGAGTQSSGVVRILKDLDTDIKGKHVVIVEDIIDSGLTLSWLLSNLGSREPASLEVCTLLRKPDAAKVAIDVKWIGFDIPNEFVVGYGLDYSEKYRNLPFVGTLAPHVYGG; the protein is encoded by the coding sequence ATGGGCGCCGACCTCAAGTCGGTGCTCATCACCAAGGAAGAAATCGACGCGAAGCTCGTCGAACTGGCCGCCAAGATCGACGCGGAGTACGCGAACAAGGACGTCCTTCTTGTCGGCGTCCTCAAGGGCGCCGTCATGGTGATGGCGGACCTGGCGCGTGCGCTGTCCACCCCCGTGACGATGGACTGGATGGCCGTGTCCTCGTACGGAGCCGGGACCCAGTCGTCCGGTGTGGTCAGGATCCTCAAGGATCTGGACACCGACATCAAGGGCAAGCACGTTGTGATCGTCGAGGACATCATCGACTCGGGCCTGACGCTCTCCTGGCTGCTGTCGAACCTCGGCTCACGCGAGCCGGCCTCGCTGGAAGTCTGCACGCTGCTCCGTAAGCCGGATGCCGCAAAGGTCGCGATCGATGTGAAATGGATCGGTTTCGACATTCCGAATGAGTTCGTTGTCGGCTATGGCCTTGATTACTCGGAGAAGTACCGCAATCTTCCATTCGTCGGCACACTTGCCCCCCATGTCTACGGTGGCTGA
- a CDS encoding DUF3180 domain-containing protein — MRQLRIGVLAGLFTVAGVLAWGAARLWDSLGTLPSVPLAAPIVLAVIAVVLAATALSLRSRLRAQRERRPGAKGVDPLMAARAVVFGQASALVAALVAGMYGGTGVFLLGSLEIPARRDQAYYAGASVVAGIAVIAAAFFLERVLKLPDDDGHDDDSHGTARV, encoded by the coding sequence GTGAGGCAATTGCGGATCGGGGTTCTGGCGGGCCTCTTCACCGTGGCCGGGGTGCTCGCCTGGGGCGCCGCCCGCCTCTGGGACTCGCTCGGCACCCTGCCCAGCGTGCCTCTGGCCGCACCTATCGTGCTCGCGGTGATCGCCGTCGTCCTCGCGGCGACGGCCCTCTCGCTCCGCTCGCGGCTGCGTGCCCAGCGTGAGCGCCGGCCCGGCGCCAAGGGTGTGGACCCGCTGATGGCCGCCCGAGCGGTCGTTTTCGGTCAGGCGAGCGCGCTGGTCGCGGCGCTGGTCGCCGGGATGTACGGCGGGACGGGCGTCTTCCTGCTCGGCTCCCTGGAGATCCCCGCCCGGCGGGACCAGGCCTACTACGCGGGAGCCTCGGTGGTCGCCGGGATCGCGGTGATAGCCGCCGCGTTCTTCCTGGAGCGTGTCCTCAAGCTGCCGGACGACGACGGGCACGACGACGACAGCCACGGCACCGCCCGCGTCTGA
- the ftsH gene encoding ATP-dependent zinc metalloprotease FtsH — translation MDVKRYFRGPVMWIVLAVLAVVVLMQVVGSSGGYKTVDTGEVVRAIDKNQVDQVKLTTGDEQIIKIDLKDGQKVQGGDKVQASYIGSQGSRLADELQRKFENGDIKQGYTVSPSKQSPFVSVLLSLLPFVLIVVVFLFLMNQMQGGGSRVMQFGKSKAKLITKDTPKTTFADVAGSDEAVEELHEIKEFLQEPAKFQAVGAKIPKGVLLYGPPGTGKTLLARAVAGEAGVPFYSISGSDFVEMFVGVGASRVRDLFEQAKANAPAIVFVDEIDAVGRHRGAGLGGGHDEREQTLNQLLVEMDGFDVKGGVILIAATNRPDILDPALLRPGRFDRQIAVDRPDMQGRLEILKVHQKGKPVAPDVDLGAVARRTPGFTGADLANVLNEAALLTARSDKKLVDNHSLDEAIDRVVAGPQKRTRIMSEKEKKITAYHEGGHALVAAASPNSDPVHKITILSRGRALGYTMVLPDEDKYSTTRNEMLDQLAYMMGGRAAEELVFHDPTTGAANDIEKASATARAMVTQYGMTERLGAIKFGGDNSEPFVGREMGHQRDYSEEVAALVDEEVKKLIETAHNEAWEILVENRDVLDNLVLALLEKETLNKEQIAEIFSTIVRRPARPAWTGSSRRTPSTRPPVLSPKELALTNGATGSNGTIPGVTTGDSSSEAVPEERPES, via the coding sequence ATGGACGTGAAGCGATACTTCCGTGGGCCTGTCATGTGGATCGTGCTGGCCGTCCTCGCCGTAGTCGTGTTGATGCAGGTCGTCGGCTCGTCGGGCGGCTACAAGACGGTGGACACCGGCGAGGTTGTCCGTGCGATCGACAAGAACCAGGTCGACCAGGTCAAGCTGACCACAGGCGACGAACAGATCATCAAGATCGACCTCAAGGACGGCCAGAAGGTCCAGGGCGGTGACAAGGTCCAGGCGAGCTACATCGGCTCCCAGGGCTCCCGTCTCGCCGATGAGTTGCAGCGCAAGTTCGAGAACGGCGACATCAAGCAGGGCTACACGGTTTCGCCCTCCAAGCAGAGCCCGTTCGTCTCCGTGCTGCTCTCCCTGCTGCCCTTCGTCCTTATCGTCGTGGTCTTCCTGTTCCTGATGAATCAGATGCAGGGCGGCGGCTCCCGAGTCATGCAGTTCGGGAAGTCCAAGGCCAAACTCATTACGAAGGACACCCCCAAGACGACGTTCGCCGACGTCGCGGGGTCGGACGAAGCCGTCGAGGAACTCCACGAGATCAAGGAGTTCCTCCAGGAGCCCGCGAAGTTCCAGGCTGTCGGCGCCAAGATCCCGAAGGGTGTGCTCCTCTACGGCCCGCCCGGTACGGGTAAGACGCTGCTGGCCCGCGCGGTCGCCGGTGAGGCCGGCGTCCCCTTCTACTCGATCTCCGGTTCCGACTTCGTCGAGATGTTCGTCGGTGTCGGTGCCTCGCGAGTGCGTGACCTCTTCGAGCAGGCCAAGGCGAACGCTCCGGCGATCGTCTTCGTCGACGAGATCGACGCCGTCGGCCGGCACCGCGGTGCGGGCCTCGGCGGTGGCCACGACGAGCGCGAGCAGACGCTGAACCAGCTGCTTGTCGAGATGGACGGCTTCGACGTGAAGGGCGGCGTCATTCTGATCGCCGCCACGAACCGGCCCGACATCCTCGACCCGGCGCTGCTGCGCCCGGGACGTTTCGACCGCCAGATCGCCGTCGACCGCCCGGACATGCAGGGCCGGCTGGAGATCCTCAAGGTCCACCAGAAGGGCAAGCCGGTCGCCCCGGACGTCGACCTGGGCGCTGTCGCCCGTCGTACGCCCGGCTTCACCGGCGCGGACCTGGCGAACGTGCTGAACGAAGCGGCGCTCCTGACGGCGCGCAGCGACAAGAAGCTCGTCGACAACCACTCCCTGGACGAGGCGATCGACAGAGTCGTGGCGGGCCCGCAGAAGCGGACCCGGATCATGTCCGAGAAGGAAAAGAAGATCACCGCCTATCACGAGGGCGGCCACGCCCTGGTCGCGGCGGCGTCTCCGAACTCCGACCCGGTGCACAAGATCACGATCCTGTCCCGCGGCCGGGCCCTGGGTTACACCATGGTCCTGCCCGACGAGGACAAGTACTCGACCACGCGCAACGAGATGCTGGATCAGCTCGCCTACATGATGGGCGGGCGCGCGGCGGAGGAGCTGGTCTTCCACGACCCGACCACCGGCGCGGCCAACGACATCGAGAAGGCGTCGGCGACGGCACGGGCCATGGTCACGCAGTACGGCATGACCGAGCGGCTCGGCGCGATCAAGTTCGGCGGTGACAATTCGGAGCCCTTCGTCGGACGTGAGATGGGCCACCAGCGCGACTACTCGGAAGAGGTCGCCGCGCTGGTCGACGAAGAAGTCAAGAAGCTGATCGAGACCGCGCACAACGAGGCCTGGGAGATCCTCGTCGAGAACCGCGACGTTCTCGACAACCTGGTCCTCGCGCTGCTGGAGAAGGAGACGCTCAACAAGGAGCAGATCGCCGAGATCTTCTCGACGATCGTGCGGCGCCCGGCCCGTCCGGCGTGGACCGGCTCCTCGCGGCGTACGCCCTCCACCCGCCCGCCGGTGCTCTCGCCCAAGGAACTCGCCCTCACCAACGGGGCGACGGGCAGCAACGGCACGATTCCCGGAGTGACGACCGGCGACTCCTCTTCCGAGGCTGTTCCGGAGGAGCGGCCGGAGAGCTGA
- a CDS encoding ABC transporter ATP-binding protein yields the protein MIRFEHVTKRYPDGTTAVDDLSLEVGAGELVTLVGPSGCGKTTTMKMVNRLIDPTEGRIFVDGEDVSTVDPVQLRRRIGYVIQQVGLFPHKTILENTATVPHLLGRPRAKSRERAAELLDLVGLDPSVYGDRYPEQLSGGQRQRVGVARALAADPPVLLMDEPFGAVDPVVREHLQNEFLKLQAAVNKTVLFVTHDIEEAVRLGDRIAVYGQGTIQQFDAPAAVLGAPATPYVADFVGADRGLKRLSVTPIEEGDLEQPPVLHLDDQLRTAAAKLSKEGARWAVVLDAQDNLHGWISTEQTGSSGTVREHARRMEAWLPVGASLKQAFSTMLQHDAGWIAVIDKEETGRFLGVLTPARLHEALRRSIDADAHAIPRTEVELETVAQIAAS from the coding sequence ATGATCCGATTCGAGCACGTCACCAAGCGGTACCCGGACGGCACGACGGCCGTCGACGACCTCAGCCTGGAGGTCGGAGCGGGCGAGCTGGTCACGCTCGTCGGACCGTCCGGCTGCGGCAAGACGACCACCATGAAAATGGTCAACCGGCTGATCGACCCGACCGAAGGCCGGATCTTCGTGGACGGCGAAGACGTATCGACCGTCGACCCCGTCCAGCTCCGGCGCCGGATCGGCTATGTGATCCAGCAGGTCGGCCTGTTCCCGCACAAGACGATCCTGGAGAACACGGCGACCGTCCCCCATCTCCTCGGCCGGCCCCGCGCCAAGAGCCGTGAGCGCGCCGCCGAACTCCTCGACCTGGTCGGCCTCGACCCCTCCGTCTACGGCGACCGCTACCCCGAACAGCTCTCCGGTGGACAGCGCCAACGCGTGGGCGTGGCACGGGCACTGGCCGCCGACCCGCCCGTCCTGCTGATGGACGAACCCTTCGGCGCGGTCGACCCTGTCGTACGCGAACACCTCCAGAACGAGTTCCTGAAGCTCCAGGCCGCCGTCAACAAGACCGTGCTCTTCGTCACGCACGACATCGAGGAGGCGGTCCGCCTCGGCGACCGGATCGCGGTCTACGGGCAGGGCACCATCCAGCAGTTCGACGCCCCCGCCGCCGTGCTGGGCGCGCCCGCCACGCCGTACGTCGCCGACTTCGTCGGCGCGGACCGCGGCCTCAAGCGGCTCTCGGTCACGCCGATCGAGGAGGGCGACCTGGAACAGCCCCCCGTCCTGCACCTGGACGACCAGCTGCGGACCGCGGCGGCAAAGCTTTCCAAGGAGGGCGCGCGCTGGGCGGTCGTCCTGGACGCCCAGGACAATCTGCACGGCTGGATCTCCACCGAGCAGACCGGCTCCTCGGGGACCGTACGGGAGCACGCCCGTCGTATGGAGGCGTGGCTGCCGGTCGGCGCCTCGCTCAAGCAGGCGTTCTCCACGATGCTCCAGCACGACGCGGGCTGGATCGCTGTCATCGACAAGGAGGAGACGGGCCGCTTCCTCGGTGTGCTGACCCCGGCCCGGCTGCACGAGGCGCTGCGCCGCTCGATCGACGCCGACGCGCACGCCATCCCCCGCACCGAGGTGGAACTGGAGACCGTCGCGCAGATCGCGGCGTCCTGA
- the folK gene encoding 2-amino-4-hydroxy-6-hydroxymethyldihydropteridine diphosphokinase has product MNPQSDPTVQPVPASVVAQVDAADVTLSNPKRAVISLGSNLGNRLETLQGAIDALEDTPGLRVKAVSPVYETVPWGVEPGSQPSYFNAVVVVKTTLPPSSLLERAQAVEEAFDRVRVERWGPRTIDVDIVAYADVVSDDPVLTLPHPRAHQRAFVLVPWHDVEPEARLTGRGTVSELLALVEQAGVEPRADLELRLPD; this is encoded by the coding sequence ATGAATCCACAGAGCGATCCGACCGTTCAGCCGGTGCCGGCCTCGGTGGTGGCCCAGGTCGACGCGGCGGACGTCACCCTGTCCAATCCGAAGCGCGCCGTGATCAGCCTCGGTTCCAATCTCGGCAACAGACTGGAGACCCTCCAGGGCGCGATCGACGCGCTGGAGGACACCCCCGGTCTGCGGGTGAAGGCGGTGTCCCCCGTGTACGAGACGGTGCCCTGGGGCGTCGAACCGGGCAGCCAGCCCTCGTACTTCAACGCCGTCGTCGTGGTCAAGACCACCCTGCCGCCCTCGTCCCTGCTGGAGCGGGCCCAGGCCGTGGAGGAGGCTTTCGACCGTGTCCGGGTGGAGCGCTGGGGGCCGCGCACGATCGACGTCGACATCGTGGCGTACGCGGACGTCGTCTCGGACGACCCGGTGCTCACCCTGCCCCATCCGCGCGCCCACCAGCGGGCCTTCGTGCTCGTGCCCTGGCACGACGTGGAGCCGGAGGCGCGGCTCACCGGCCGGGGTACGGTCTCCGAACTGCTCGCCCTGGTCGAGCAGGCGGGCGTGGAACCTCGCGCGGACCTGGAACTCCGCCTGCCCGACTAG
- the folE gene encoding GTP cyclohydrolase I FolE translates to MTNPVRLDGEGVIGEFDEKRAEHAVRELLIAVGEDPDREGLRETPGRVARSYKEIFAGLWQRPEDVLTTTFDIGHDEMVLVKDIEVQSSCEHHLVPFHGVAHVGYIPSSDGKITGLSKLARLVDVYARRPQVQERMTTQIADSLMKILEPRGVLVVVECEHMCMSMRGVRKPGAKTITSAVRGQLRDPATRNEAMSLIMAR, encoded by the coding sequence ATGACCAATCCCGTGAGGCTCGACGGCGAAGGTGTGATCGGCGAGTTCGACGAGAAGCGGGCCGAGCATGCCGTGCGGGAGCTTCTGATCGCGGTCGGTGAGGACCCGGATCGCGAGGGCCTGCGCGAGACGCCGGGGCGGGTGGCCCGCTCGTACAAGGAAATATTCGCCGGGCTCTGGCAGCGGCCCGAGGATGTGCTGACCACGACGTTCGACATCGGCCACGACGAGATGGTCCTGGTGAAGGACATCGAGGTGCAGAGTTCGTGCGAGCACCATCTGGTGCCCTTCCACGGTGTCGCGCACGTCGGATACATCCCGTCGTCCGACGGGAAGATCACCGGGCTGTCGAAGCTGGCGCGGCTGGTGGACGTCTACGCCCGCAGGCCGCAGGTCCAGGAGCGGATGACCACGCAGATCGCGGACTCGCTGATGAAGATCCTGGAGCCGCGCGGCGTGCTCGTGGTCGTGGAGTGCGAGCACATGTGCATGTCGATGCGCGGAGTGCGCAAGCCCGGTGCCAAGACGATCACCTCGGCGGTACGGGGGCAGCTGCGCGACCCGGCGACCCGCAACGAGGCGATGAGCCTGATCATGGCCCGCTGA
- the folB gene encoding dihydroneopterin aldolase, with protein MDRLALRGLKARGHHGVFPREREEGQTFIVDLVLSLDARPAAAGDDLTRTVHYGVVAEEVVAVVRGEPVDLIETLAERIAEQCLKHDAVDEVEVTLHKPDAPITVPFDDVTITITRSRV; from the coding sequence GTGGACCGTCTCGCGCTGCGCGGGCTCAAGGCCCGTGGGCACCATGGCGTCTTCCCCCGGGAGCGCGAGGAGGGGCAGACCTTCATCGTGGATCTGGTGCTGAGCCTCGACGCCCGCCCCGCCGCGGCGGGCGACGACCTGACGAGAACCGTCCACTACGGAGTCGTGGCCGAGGAGGTCGTGGCCGTCGTGCGGGGCGAACCCGTCGATCTGATCGAGACCCTCGCCGAGCGCATCGCGGAACAGTGCCTGAAACACGACGCCGTCGACGAGGTCGAGGTGACGCTCCACAAGCCGGACGCCCCGATCACGGTGCCCTTCGACGACGTGACCATCACCATCACCCGGAGCCGAGTATGA
- a CDS encoding ABC transporter substrate-binding protein, translated as MSKTSRIAGAVVGVVALTGSLAACGGDSLESDGDSDKGSGADKKGALVVGAAAFTESKVLAELYAQILGDGGYDTSVTTVKNRELYEPSLEKGEIDVVPEYAATLTEFLNAKVNGADEAVKKPLASSDTAATVAALEKLAEPRGLKVLPAGKAVDQNAFAVTKEYAEENSLKTLSDLGASKLKVKIAAGDECEVRPFCAPGLKETYGIDVTGIDPQGVGTPQAKQAVKDGKDQLVLSTTTDGTLDSFGLVVLEDDKKLQNADNVLPVVNAKDAGSQEIADILGKLTDILTTEDLAELNLKVDAERAKPADVAKEYLESKDLIGK; from the coding sequence ATGAGCAAGACCTCGCGCATCGCGGGTGCGGTAGTCGGCGTTGTCGCCCTGACCGGGTCGCTCGCCGCCTGCGGCGGCGACAGCCTGGAATCGGACGGCGACTCGGACAAGGGATCGGGCGCCGACAAGAAGGGCGCCCTCGTCGTCGGCGCCGCGGCCTTCACCGAGTCCAAGGTGCTCGCCGAGCTCTACGCGCAGATCCTCGGTGACGGCGGATACGACACCTCCGTCACGACGGTGAAGAACCGTGAGCTGTACGAGCCGTCCCTGGAGAAGGGTGAGATCGACGTCGTCCCCGAATACGCGGCGACGCTCACCGAATTCCTCAACGCCAAGGTGAACGGCGCGGACGAGGCCGTGAAGAAGCCGCTCGCCTCCAGCGACACGGCCGCCACGGTCGCCGCCCTGGAGAAGCTGGCGGAGCCGCGCGGACTGAAGGTGCTCCCCGCCGGCAAGGCGGTCGACCAGAACGCCTTCGCGGTGACGAAGGAATACGCCGAGGAGAATAGCCTCAAGACCCTTTCGGATCTGGGCGCGTCGAAGCTCAAGGTGAAGATCGCCGCGGGTGACGAGTGCGAGGTACGGCCGTTCTGCGCGCCCGGTCTCAAGGAGACGTACGGAATCGACGTCACCGGCATCGACCCGCAGGGCGTCGGCACTCCGCAGGCCAAGCAGGCGGTCAAGGACGGCAAGGACCAGCTGGTCCTCAGCACCACCACCGACGGCACGCTCGACAGTTTCGGTCTGGTGGTCCTGGAGGACGACAAGAAGCTCCAGAACGCGGACAACGTACTTCCCGTGGTCAATGCCAAGGACGCCGGTTCTCAGGAGATCGCGGACATTCTCGGCAAGCTCACCGACATCCTCACGACAGAGGATCTCGCGGAGCTCAACCTGAAGGTCGACGCCGAGCGTGCGAAGCCCGCGGATGTCGCCAAGGAGTATCTGGAGTCAAAGGACCTGATCGGCAAGTAG